Proteins from a genomic interval of Papaver somniferum cultivar HN1 chromosome 4, ASM357369v1, whole genome shotgun sequence:
- the LOC113274793 gene encoding phospholipase D gamma 1-like, translated as MSNHGSSYPPYGGGDPYRYPPPPPQSQPPNSDPYAPVYPPRPGYSPYQPQPYPYQQPPSAYPPPPPSAYPHPPPPSAYPHPPSDYQYPPYSSPPPHYYAPNPNPQIHNPYPYPYSYPNPNTVPPPPPQQPHLSHQPSLSHQPSLSHHGSFHYVDQHNDSQHNDSPSGPAPARLDSFHGYERQESSAPPLPNKDSSSSYYPHLDDALSNMHLSEQHQQPQSSAPPQVSSPPGLSSGPVLQSHSSARYERDMYGGYSNNSFSSSHQHQPTGSPHHMYSNSSSFNGSSHYNQNLPIVPANGLQIVPVPSKGGSLKVMLMHGNFDIWVYEARNLPNMDMFHKKITDMFGGFPGKAAKLEGHLTQNKITSDPYVTISVCKSVIGRTYVMSNNENPNWLQHFNVPVAHHAAEVQFAVKDNDVVGSQLIGTVSIPTEQLYYGAKVEGSYPILGSNGKPCKPGAQLRLSIQYIPIDRLTVFSSGVGAGPDYTGVPGTYFPLRKGGKVTLYQDAHVPDGSLPSLKLDHEMHYDHGKCWSDIMTSISQARRLIYITGWSVYHKVVLVRDAAYKADYTLGDLLKDKSQEGVRVLLLVWDDPTSRNILGYNTDGLMATHDEETRRFFKHSSVQVLLCPRSAGKRHSWAKQRETETIYTHHQKTVIVDDDAGNNRRKIVAFIGGLDLCDGRYDTPQHPIFRTLQTLHKDDYHNPTYTGPTTGCPREPWHDMHSKVDGPAAYDILNNFEQRWTKTSKRHGIKKLKKSSDDALLRIERMPDIVGINEIQSFSVDDPESWHVQIFRSIDSNSVKGFPKDPKEATSMNLVCGKNVLIDMSIHSAYVKAIRAAQHFIYIENQYFIGSSYNWAQHKDLGANNLIPMEIALKIANKIRAGQRFAAYIVVPMWPEGVPTSTPTQRILFWQHKTMQMMYEIVYKALEEVGLEGVEHPQDYLNFFCLGNREASDGSDASFGGSPTAANTPQALSRKSRRFMIYVHSKGMIVDDEFVILGSANINQRSMEGTRDTEIAMGAYQPQHTWANKQHSPLGQIYGYRMSLWAEHIGIVEDCFMQPESLDCVRRVRSMAEYNWKQFAADDVTEMRGHLLKYPVEVERRGKVKPIPGCETFPDVGGNICGTFFAIQENLTI; from the exons ATGTCGAATCACGGATCATCATATCCTCCATATGGAGGAGGAGATCCATATagatatccaccaccaccaccacaatcaCAACCACCAAATTCAGATCCATATGCACCTGTTTACCCTCCAAGACCTGGTTATTCCCCATATCAACCTCAACCATACCCATATCAACAACCACCTTCAGCatacccaccaccaccaccttcagcTTACCCACATCCACCACCACCTTCAGCTTACCCACATCCACCTTCTGATTATCAGTATCCACCATACTCTTCACCTCCTCCACATTATTATGCTCCAAACCCTAATCCCCAAATTCATAACCCTTACCCATACCCATATTCATATCCAAATCCTAATActgtaccaccaccaccaccacagcaACCTCACCTTTCTCATCAGCCTAGTTTAAGTCATCAGCCAAGCTTATCACACCATGGCAGTTTTCATTATGTTGATCAACATAATGATAGTCAACATAATGATAGTCCGTCCGGGCCGGCTCCTGCTCGTCTCGATAGTTTTCATGGATATGAACGACAAGAGAGTTCGGCACCTCCATTGCCGAATAAAGATTCTTCTTCGTCGTATTATCCACATTTGGATGATGCCTTAAGTAATATGCATTTATCTGAGCAGCATCAACAACCACAATCTTCTGCTCCTCCTCAAGTGTCATCACCACCGGGATTGAGTTCTGGTCCGGTGCTTCAAAGCCATAGTAGTGCAAGGTACGAAAGAGATATGTATGGTGGTTATTCGAATAATTCATTTTCAAGTAGTCATCAGCATCAGCCTACTGGGTCGCCTCATCATATGTATTCGAATTCTTCGTCGTTTAATGGTAGTTCACATTATAATCAGAATTTACCAATCGTACCAGCTAATGGGTTGCAAATTGTACCTGTTCCATCTAAGGGCGGGTCTTTGAAGGTTATGCTAATGCATGGGAACTTTGATATATGGGTGTATGAAGCGAGAAATCTACCAAATATGGACATGTTTCATAAGAAGATAACTGATATGTTTGGTGGTtttcctggaaaagcagcgaaaTTGGAAGGGCACCTTACTCAGAATAAGATAACAAGTGATCCTTATGTGACTATTTCAGTTTGCAAATCTGTAATTGGCAGGACTTATGTGATGAGTAATAATGAGAACCCAAATTGGTTGCAACATTTTAATGTGCCTGTTGCACATCATGCTGCGGAAGTTCAATTTGCTGTTAAAGATAACGATGTTGTTGGTTCTCAGCTTATAGGAACTGTTTCGATTCCTACAGAACAGCTTTACTATGGAGCTAAAGTAGAGGGAAGTTACCCGATTCTCGGTTCTAATGGGAAACCTTGCAAACCTGGAGCTCAATTGAGGCTTTCGATTCAGTACATCCCTATTGACAGATTGACTGTTTTTAGTAGTGGAGTTGGGGCGGGTCCTGATTACACTGGGGTTCCTGGTACCTATTTTCCTCTAAGAAAAGGTGGAAAAGTTACATTGTATCAAGATGCTCATGTTCCAGATGGTTCTCTGCCGTCTCTGAAGCTTGATCACGAGATGCATTATGATCATGGGAAATGTTGGAGTGATATTATGACTTCGATAAGTCAGGCACGCCGTTTAATTTACATCACTGGATGGTCTGTGTACCATAAAGTTGTCCTGGTTCGAGATGCTGCATATAAAGCTGACTACACGCTGGGAGATCTTCTCAAAGACAAGTCACAAGAAGGAGTTCGCGTGCTACTTCTTGTATGGGATGATCCTACTTCGAGGAACATCTTGGGTTATAACACG GATGGACTAATGGCAACCCATGATGAGGAGACTCGCCGTTTTTTCAAGCACTCGTCTGTGCAAGTTCTGCTTTGTCCTAGATCTGCTGGAAAACGTCACAGCTGGGCCAAACAACGG GAAACTGAAACCATCTATACACATCATCAGAAGACAGTGATTGTGGATGATGATGCAGGTAATAATAGGAGAAAAATTGTAGCTTTTATTGGAGGGCTTGATTTGTGTGATGGGCGATATGATACTCCACAGCATCCGATATTTAGGACATTACAGACACTGCATAAAGACGACTATCACAACCCTACTTATACG GGTCCCACTACTGGTTGTCCAAGAGAACCATGGCATGATATGCACAGCAAAGTAGATGGTCCAGCAGCATATGATATTCTCAACAATTTTGAACAACGATGGACGAAGACTTCCAAACGTCACGGaataaaaaaactgaaaaaatcaTCTGATGATGCGCTACTGAGGATAGAAAGAATGCCAGATATTGTTGGAATAAACGAAATTCAATCCTTCAGTGTGGATGATCCTGAGAGTTGGCATGTTCAG ATTTTCCGTTCGATTGATTCAAATTCTGTGAAAGGCTTTCCGAAGGATCCAAAAGAGGCTACAAGCATG AACCTTGTCTGCGGGAAGAACGTGTTGATTGATATGAGCATCCACTCTGCATATGTGAAGGCGATCAGAGCTGCCCAACATTTTATTTATATTGAGAACCAGTACTTCATCGGTTCATCATATAATTGGGCTCAACACAAAGACCTAG GTGCAAACAACTTAATACCAATGGAAATTGCATTGAAGATTGCCAATAAAATCAGAGCAGGTCAGAGATTTGCTGCTTATATAGTTGTTCCAATGTGGCCAGAAGGTGTTCCAACAAGTACTCCTACACAAAGAATTCTTTTTTGGCAG CATAAAACAATGCAAATGATGTACGAGATTGTTTACAAAGCTTTGGAAGAGGTCGGTCTTGAGGGTGTTGAGCATCCACAGGACTATTTGAACTTCTTCTGCCTCGGAAATCGTGAGGCTTCAGACGGAAGTGATGCATCGTTTGGTGGAAGTCCTACTGCAGCAAACACTCCTCAA GCATTATCAAGAAAAAGTCGACGCTTCATGATTTACGTTCATTCGAAAGGGATGATAGTGGATGATGAATTTGTGATTTTGGGATCTGCTAACATCAATCAGCGTTCAATGGAGGGCACCAGGGATACTGAGATTGCAATGGGTGCCTACCAACCCCAGCATACTTGGGCAAATAAACAACATAGTCCACTTGGACAG ATTTATGGTTATAGGATGTCATTGTGGGCAGAACACATTGGAATTGTAGAGGATTGCTTTATGCAACCGGAGAGCTTAGACTGTGTGAGAAGAGTTAGATCCATGGCGGAGTATAACTGGAAGCAGTTCGCAGCAGATGATGTAACAGAAATGAGAGGTCACCTCCTCAAATACCCCGTAGAAGTTGAAAGAAGGGGCAAAGTGAAGCCTATTCCTGGGTGTGAAACTTTCCCTGACGTTGGAGGTAACATCTGTGGTACATTTTTCGCCATCCAAGAAAATCTTACCATATAA
- the LOC113274794 gene encoding phospholipase D beta 1-like, with the protein MAPPQWLPFAPRSGSSNALLLHGNLDIWVYEATNLPNIDLCLSKLTDLFGSLPGKTAKLGRQITQNKKTSDPYVSVSALTGMLRNLPVNTEKLEQQITQSKITSDSYVTISVSNAAIGRTYVMINNENPNWLQHFNVPVAHYAEEVQFAVKDNNTVGAQLIGTVSIPAEQLYHGVKVEGSFPILLIPCLSFCEPKPQLRLSIQYTPLDRLTEFSSGVGAGPDYTGVPCTYFPLRKGGKVTLYQDAHVPDGFLPSLKLDHELHYEHGKCWSDIVTAISQARRLIYITGWSVYHKVRLVRDAGYAADCTLGDLIKSKSQEGVRVLLLVWDDPTSRNILGRDTDGLMGTHDEETRHFFSHSSVQVLLCPRAGGGRESWAKQRETETIYTHHQKTVIVDADAGNSRRKIIAFLGGLDLCDGRYDTPNHSLFKTLQTLHKDDYHNPNFTGRTDGCPRQPWHDMHCKIDGPAAYDVLTNFEQRWSDTSRRQKTKKQIESSDDALLRMERLPDIVGMDEVTYVSEDDPQTWHVQIFRSIDSNSVKGFPEDPKDATSKNLVCGKNVLIDMSIHAAYVKAIRAAQHFIYIENQYFLGSSYNWPENKDLGANNLIPMEIALKVANKIRAGQRFAAYIVIPMWPEGAPAGPATQRILFWQHKTMQMMYKIVSKALVEVGLEGIEHPQDYLNFFCLGNREAPDRNDTESPDWTDIFFRGTPLAPSTPQALMKKSRRFMIYVHSKGMIVDDEFVLLGSANINQRSLEGSRDTEIAMGAYQPRHTWENKQSSPHGQVYGYRMSLWAEHIGVVEDCFTQPESLECVRRVRSIAECNWKQFAADEATEMKSHLLKYPVHVETNGKVKPIPGCETFPDLGGNICGRFCMIQENLTT; encoded by the exons ATGGCACCACCTCAATGGTTACCGTTTGCACCTAGAAGTGGGTCTTCGAATGCTTTGCTATTGCATGGGAACTTAGATATTTGGGTATATGAAGCGACAAATCTCCCAAATATAGACCTTTGCCTTTCAAAGCTAACAGATTTGTTTGGAAGCCTACCTGGAAAAACAGCAAAATTAGGACGGCAAATTACCCAGAACAAGAAAACAAGTGATCCTTATGTCTCAGTTTCTGCATTAACAGGAATGTTAAGAAACTTACCTGTAAATACGGAAAAACTGGAACAGCAAATTACCCAGAGCAAGATAACAAGTGATTCTTATGTCACAATTTCTGTAAGCAATGCAGCAATTGGTAGGACTTACGTGATGATCAACAATGAGAACCCAAATTGGCTGCAACATTTTAATGTGCCTGTTGCACATTATGCTGAGGAAGTTCAGTTTGCTGTTAAAGATAACAACACTGTTGGTGCTCAGCTTATTGGAACCGTTTCGATCCCGGCAGAACAGCTTTATCATGGAGTGAAAGTTGAGGGAAGTTTCCCAATTCTTCTCATCCCTTGCTTGAGTTTTTGTGAACCCAAACCTCAGTTGAGGCTTTCAATTCAGTACACCCCACTTGACAGATTGACTGAGTTCAGTAGTGGAGTTGGGGCAGGTCCTGATTACACTGGAGTTCCTTGTACATATTTTCCTCTAAGAAAAGGTGGAAAAGTTACATTGTATCAAGATGCTCATGTTCCTGATGGCTTTCTGCCGTCTCTGAAGCTTGATCACGAGCTGCATTATGAACATGGGAAATGTTGGAGTGATATAGTGACAGCAATAAGTCAGGCACGCCGTTTAATTTACATCACTGGGTGGTCTGTGTACCATAAAGTTAGATTGGTCCGAGATGCTGGATATGCAGCTGACTGCACTCTGGGAGATCTTATCAAGTCCAAGTCACAGGAAGGAGTTCGTGTGCTTCTTCTTGTATGGGATGATCCTACTTCACGGAATATCTTGGGGCGTGACACG GATGGACTAATGGGGACCCATGATGAGGAGACTCGTCATTTCTTCAGCCACTCGTCTGTGCAAGTGTTGCTTTGTCCTAGAGCTGGTGGAGGACGAGAGAGTTGGGCCAAACAGAGG GAAACCGAAACAATCTATACACATCATCAGAAGACAGTCATTGTGGATGCTGATGCAGGTAACAGCAGGAGAAAAATCATTGCTTTTCTCGGAGGACTTGATTTATGCGATGGACGATATGATACTCCAAACCACTCGCTCTTTAAGACACTGCAGACGCTGCATAAAGACGATTATCACAATCCTAATTTTACC GGTCGTACTGATGGTTGCCCTAGACAACCATGGCATGATATGCACTGCAAAATTGATGGTCCAGCAGCATACGATGTTCTTACCAATTTTGAGCAGCGCTGGTCAGACACTTCCAGGCGTCAGAAGACTAAAAAACAGATAGAATCGTCTGATGATGCGTTATTGAGGATGGAGAGACTTCCAGATATTGTTGGGATGGATGAAGTTACATATGTGAGTGAGGATGATCCACAGACTTGGCATGTTCAA ATATTCCGTTCAATTGATTCAAACTCGGTAAAAGGCTTTCCGGAGGATCCAAAAGATGCTACAAGCAAG AATCTGGTCTGCGGGAAGAATGTATTGATTGATATGAGCATACACGCTGCATATGTAAAGGCCATCAGAGCTGCCCAACATTTCATTTACATTGAGAACCAGTATTTCCTTGGGTCATCGTATAATTGGCCAGAAAACAAAGACCTAG GTGCAAACAACTTAATACCAATGGAGATTGCATTGAAGGTTGCTAACAAAATCAGAGCAGGCCAGAGATTTGCTGCCTATATAGTTATTCCAATGTGGCCAGAAGGTGCACCAGCAGGCCCCGCTACACAGAGAATTCTGTTTTGGCAG CATAAAACAATGCAAATGATGTACAAGATTGTTAGCAAAGCTTTGGTAGAGGTTGGACTTGAGGGTATTGAGCATCCACAGGACTATTTGAACTTTTTCTGCCTCGGAAATCGCGAGGCTCCAGATAGGAATGATACAGAATCTCCAGATTGGACTGACATATTTTTTCGGGGAACTCCCCTTGCGCCCAGTACTCCTCAA GCACTTATGAAGAAAAGCCGACGTTTCATGATATATGTCCATTCAAAAGGCATGATAGTTGATGACGAGTTCGTACTTTTGGGGTCTGCAAACATCAATCAGCGTTCACTGGAGGGCAGTAGAGATACTGAAATTGCAATGGGTGCCTACCAACCTCGGCATACTTGGGAAAATAAACAATCTAGTCCCCATGGACAG GTTTATGGTTACAGGATGTCATTGTGGGCAGAACACATTGGAGTTGTAGAGGATTGCTTTACGCAACCGGAGAGCTTAGAATGTGTTAGAAGGGTTAGGTCCATAGCAGAATGCAACTGGAAACAGTTCGCAGCGGATGAGGCAACAGAAATGAAAAGTCACCTCCTCAAATACCCGGTACATGTAGAAACAAATGGTAAAGTGAAACCTATTCCTGGCTGTGAAACTTTTCCTGACCTTGGCGGTAACATCTGTGGCCGTTTTTGTATGATTCAAGAAAATCTTACTACATAA